In a single window of the Arachis hypogaea cultivar Tifrunner chromosome 6, arahy.Tifrunner.gnm2.J5K5, whole genome shotgun sequence genome:
- the LOC112696583 gene encoding phosphatidylinositol 4-phosphate 5-kinase 9, with translation MSGPVAIVADHLDGGAVSCADRTKSLDAISESDHLSIWTNGEADHSSEIVGFRVGELLLPNGETYCGSLLGNMPEGHGVYVWSDGCVYEGEWRRGMRNGIGKIRWPSGAVYEGEFSGGYVHGTGTYIGSDKLTYKGRWRLNLKHGLGYQVYPDGDIFEGSWIRGTPEGPGKYTWANGNVYLGNMKGGTMLGKGTLTWITGDSFEGNWLNGMMHGFGVYTWSDGGCYVGTWSLGLKDGKGTFYPKGSGLPSVQEIYLKALRKRGLLPDLRKQSQVGDVKLRENQRSSRVSPHKLAKGNLLNLDQSSRTNVSLERRWSLEVSIEKVIGHDSAFDINKEVNSKIPILEREYMQGVLISEVVLNDMFTSMSRRARRRQRKFAREIKRPGEAIIKGHRSYDLMLSLQLGIRYTVGKITPVKSREVRASDFGSKASFWMNFPKEGSQLTPPHQSDDFRWKDYCPMVFRNLRELFKIDAADYMMSICGNDALRELSSPGKSGSVFFLSQDDRFMIKTLRRSEVKVLLRMLPDYHHHVKSYENTLITKFFGLHRIKPSSGQKFRFVVMGNMFCTELRIHRRFDLKGSSLGRSSDKIEIDENTTLKDLDLNYCFYLEPSWRESLLKQIEIDSRFLEAQHIMDYSLLLGVHYRAPEQLRPLTSYSHRMSVDGLSMLAEEDALEDEVYNYPQGLVLVPRGSDHDSVVVGSHIRGSRLRASSANDEEVDLLLPGTARLQIQLGVNMPSRAEQIPGKQDKQMFHEVYDVVLYLGIIDILQDYNMTKKIEHAYKSLQFDSLSISAVDPTFYSRRFLEFIQKVFPQNSVSG, from the exons ATGTCTGGCCCTGTGGCCATAGTTGCTGATCATTTGGATGGAGGAGCAGTTTCTTGTGCTGACAGAACCAAATCTCTTGATGCCATTTCCGAATCGGATCACTTATCTATATGGACGAATGGTGAAGCTGATCATTCCTCTGAAATCGTTGGGTTTCGAGTTGGAGAACTCTTGCTTCCTAATGGAGAAACATATTGTGGTTCACTTCTTGGCAATATGCCCGAGGGCCATGGTGTGTATGTCTGGTCCGATGGATGCGTCTACGAGGGCGAATGGAGACGGGGTATGAGAAATGGTATTGGGAAAATTAGATGGCCTTCTGGAGCAGTGTATGAGGGTGAATTCTCTGGTGGATATGTCCATGGTACCGGAACATATATTGGTTCGGATAAGTTGACCTATAAAGGGCGGTGGAGATTGAATCTTAAGCACGGTCTTGGTTACCAAGTTTATCCGGATGGAGATATCTTTGAAGGCTCTTGGATAAGAGGAACACCAGAGGGGCCTGGGAAGTATACATGGGCAAATGGGAATGTATATTTGGGGAATATGAAAGGCGGGACGATGTTGGGGAAAGGTACTCTAACATGGATAACCGGGGATTCATTTGAAGGAAATTGGTTGAATGGCATGATGCATGGGTTTGGAGTATACACCTGGAGTGATGGAGGCTGCTATGTTGGGACTTGGTCACTCGGTCTAAAAGATGGTAAAGGAACTTTTTATCCTAAAGGCAGCGGTCTTCCATCCGTACAAGAAATCTACCTCAAAGCTTTGCGGAAAAGAGGGCTTTTGCCGGATTTGAGAAAGCAGAGCCAGGTTGGAGATGTCAAGCTTCGTGAGAATCAGAGATCCAGTCGTGTTTCGCCTCATAAACTTGCAAAGGGAAACCTGTTAAATCTGGACCAGTCTAGTAGAACAAATGTTTCTCTTGAAAGGCGTTGGAGTCTTGAGGTATCAATTGAGAAAGTGATTGGACATGATTCTGCATTCGATATAAACAAAGAGGTTAATTCGAAGATCCCAATCTTGGAACGAGAGTACATGCAAGGCGTATTAATAAGTGAAGTAGTGTTGAATGATATGTTTACATCCATGTCTAGAAGGGCTAGGCGTCGACAAAGAAAGTTTGCAAGAGAGATAAAAAGACCTGGTGAAGCAATCATCAAAGGTCACAGGAGTTATGATCTGATGCTCAGTCTGCAACTTGGAATAAG GTATACTGTGGGCAAGATTACGCCTGTAAAGAGTAGAGAAGTGCGAGCATCGGATTTTGGTAGCAAAGCAAGCTTTTGGATGAATTTCCCAAAAGAAGGTTCTCAATTAACCCCTCCGCATCAGTCAGATGATTTTAGATGGAAAGATTACTGCCCAATGGTGTTTAG AAATTTAAGAGAGTTGTTCAAGATTGATGCTGCTGATTACATGATGTCCATCTGTGGAAATGATGCTCTGAGGGAACTATCTTCTCCGGGGAAAAGTGGTAGTGTCTTTTTCCTATCTCAGGATGATCGTTTCATGATCAAGACGCTGCGGAGATCTGAAGTCAAG GTTCTTCTAAGAATGCTTCCAGACTATCATCATCATGTGAAGTCATATGAAAATACACTCATTACAAAATTTTTTGGCCTGCACAGAATTAAACCTTCAAGTGGTCAAAAG TTTCGCTTTGTTGTAATGGGAAATATGTTCTGCACAGAATTAAGGATTCATAGGAGATTTGATTTGAAAGGTTCTTCCCTTGGACGGTCATCAGACAAGATAGAAATTGATGAGAATACCACTCTTAAAGATTTAGATTTGAACTACTGCTTCTACTTGGAACCATCTTGGAGGGAGTCTTTACTAAA GCAGATTGAAATAGACAGCAGGTTTTTGGAAGCACAGCACATTATGGATTACAGCCTCCTTCTAGGGGTTCATTATCGAGCTCCCGAGCAGCTGCGCCCACTCACGTCATACAGCCACCGGATGAGTGTGGACGGATTGTCAATGCTTGCGGAGGAAG ACGCTTTGGAGGACGAAGTATATAACTATCCACAAGGCCTTGTTCTTGTTCCTCGAGGATCAGATCATGACAGCGTCGTTGTAGGCTCGCACATTAGAGGTAGCAGGTTAAGAGCTTCATCTGCTAATGATGAGGAGGTAGATCTTCTTCTACCTGGTACAGCAAG GCTCCAAATCCAGCTTGGTGTGAACATGCCCTCGAGggcagagcagattccaggaaaACAGGACAAACAAATGTTCCATGAGGTATATGACGTTGTACTGTACCTCGGTATCATCGACATACTGCAAGACTACAACATGACTAAGAAGATTGAACATGCCTATAAATCTCTTCAGTTTGATTCATTATCTATCTCGGCCGTCGACCCTACATTCTACTCGCGTCGCTTCCTGGAATTTATTCAGAAAGTGTTCCCGCAAAACTCGGTTTCAGGTTAA